A single region of the Lysinibacillus sp. B2A1 genome encodes:
- the speD gene encoding adenosylmethionine decarboxylase, translating into MQKQLQQITTNMRLEEHYHTLEKALLALYFHKNCTTKSLAYMTDLPIPIVSAMKSEFAKQGWGKHSLTKKGQLAISQYFQLSGADTELYLQLTTDYVFHTEWIAQNISELSTIYDARPTADVALDQAKCTVETALKRALLALNYTMLLNKRILCLGDDDFISIALAFLLKKIAPHSTTKIIVLDIDRRVLSTISKIAKDYELPIKTDYYNVQEPLPKTYAHQFDCVYTDTPYTLIGAQLFLSRAINALKPEAMRHVFFSYAKRSYQKQWELQQSLHAMGFVINNIHYDINNYEGAQILGATSQLFVLQTTDQMISYIPNQRKFMRPIYTGEVERKSVVYQCNHCKNSLTVGAGNEYITITQLHSSGCPSCKNKKFSQIKRIVQKTQSQHALGHHILLELHDCDVALLNDVQKIKTIMCQAAHKAKATIVTEHFHHFSPYGVSGVVIIQESHLTIHTWPEFGYAAIDVFTCNSKLALQEAVQYITEQFNAGNVTQHYVHRGK; encoded by the coding sequence ATGCAAAAACAATTACAACAAATTACAACTAATATGCGGCTTGAAGAACATTATCATACATTAGAAAAGGCATTACTTGCTTTATATTTCCATAAAAATTGTACAACTAAATCTTTAGCTTATATGACAGACTTACCAATACCTATCGTTTCAGCAATGAAGAGTGAATTTGCTAAGCAAGGCTGGGGTAAACATAGTTTAACGAAAAAGGGACAGCTTGCTATCTCACAGTATTTTCAACTCTCAGGTGCTGATACTGAACTTTACCTTCAATTAACGACAGATTATGTATTTCATACTGAATGGATTGCACAAAATATTAGTGAGTTAAGCACGATTTATGATGCGAGACCCACAGCGGACGTAGCGCTAGATCAAGCCAAATGTACAGTAGAGACAGCCTTAAAACGTGCATTGCTCGCACTAAACTATACGATGCTACTTAATAAGCGCATTTTATGTTTAGGAGATGATGATTTCATCAGTATTGCATTAGCATTTTTACTTAAAAAAATCGCTCCACATTCTACAACTAAAATTATTGTATTAGATATTGATAGACGAGTTTTAAGTACGATTAGCAAAATAGCTAAAGATTATGAACTTCCGATTAAAACAGATTATTATAACGTTCAGGAGCCTTTGCCTAAAACATACGCCCATCAGTTTGATTGCGTATACACAGACACACCGTATACCTTGATTGGCGCACAGCTCTTTTTATCACGCGCAATTAATGCACTAAAGCCTGAAGCAATGCGACATGTGTTTTTTTCCTACGCCAAACGCAGCTATCAAAAGCAGTGGGAGCTACAGCAAAGCTTACATGCTATGGGCTTTGTGATTAATAATATTCATTACGACATAAACAACTATGAAGGTGCACAGATTTTAGGCGCTACAAGTCAGTTATTCGTATTACAAACAACAGACCAAATGATTTCCTATATTCCTAATCAGCGTAAATTTATGCGACCAATTTACACAGGAGAAGTTGAGCGGAAATCTGTTGTTTATCAGTGTAATCATTGTAAGAACTCACTTACAGTCGGAGCTGGCAATGAATACATTACGATTACTCAGCTCCATTCCAGTGGTTGTCCAAGCTGCAAAAATAAAAAGTTTTCACAAATAAAGAGAATAGTACAAAAAACACAGTCCCAGCATGCATTAGGTCATCATATTTTATTAGAGTTGCATGATTGTGACGTTGCATTACTTAATGACGTGCAAAAAATTAAAACAATTATGTGTCAAGCTGCCCACAAAGCAAAGGCAACAATTGTAACCGAACATTTCCATCACTTTTCACCTTATGGAGTTAGTGGTGTAGTCATTATTCAAGAATCGCATTTGACAATTCATACATGGCCAGAATTTGGTTACGCGGCAATAGATGTTTTCACTTGTAACAGTAAATTAGCTTTACAAGAGGCTGTACAATATATTACTGAGCAATTTAATGCAGGAAATGTCACACAGCATTACGTACATCGAGGTAAATAA
- a CDS encoding N-acetyltransferase produces the protein MNIEFEFKDFPKFETERLILRKGIIDDCKDIFALYSNEKVVKYLPLKLFDSVEDAIDEINWYEKIFKEQIGLRWVIEEAKTKKVIGTCGYLNYEKEHNRIEIGYDLNPEYWGKGIMKEALSNIIHFAFTSMGINKIEAKIEPENTSSIRVLEKLNFSQEGVLRQHEFEKGKYVDLVIFSILKSEY, from the coding sequence ATGAATATAGAGTTCGAATTTAAAGATTTTCCTAAATTTGAAACAGAACGCTTGATCTTACGAAAAGGAATAATTGATGATTGCAAAGATATATTTGCGCTTTATTCTAATGAAAAAGTGGTTAAGTACCTTCCATTAAAACTATTTGATTCAGTTGAAGATGCAATAGATGAAATAAATTGGTATGAGAAAATTTTCAAAGAACAGATTGGCTTAAGATGGGTAATCGAAGAAGCTAAGACCAAAAAAGTGATTGGAACATGTGGTTATTTAAATTATGAAAAAGAACATAACCGCATAGAAATTGGGTATGATTTGAACCCTGAATATTGGGGGAAGGGTATTATGAAAGAGGCTTTAAGTAACATAATCCATTTTGCCTTTACGTCGATGGGGATAAATAAAATCGAGGCAAAAATAGAACCAGAAAATACTTCATCTATAAGAGTGTTGGAAAAATTAAATTTTAGTCAAGAAGGTGTTTTGAGACAACATGAATTTGAAAAAGGGAAGTATGTTGATCTTGTCATCTTTTCAATATTGAAAAGTGAATATTAG
- a CDS encoding 3-isopropylmalate dehydrogenase yields MNSFFLILMVFFIIFANIIGFIYFKKKKSLYIASFTIFILAGVFGGIGVMLALFIIRDAFAVFYGLNLAYYLLINSVIVFFIAILATVIKKYSNSKM; encoded by the coding sequence ATGAATAGTTTTTTCTTAATATTAATGGTCTTTTTTATCATTTTTGCAAATATTATTGGATTTATATACTTCAAAAAAAAGAAAAGTTTATATATTGCTTCTTTCACAATATTTATATTAGCAGGTGTATTTGGTGGAATAGGAGTTATGCTAGCACTATTTATTATTCGTGATGCCTTTGCAGTATTCTATGGGTTGAATCTTGCCTATTATTTGCTAATAAATAGTGTCATTGTTTTTTTTATTGCAATTTTAGCAACTGTAATAAAAAAATATAGCAACAGTAAAATGTGA
- a CDS encoding hydrolase: MKFVFDIDGTICFDGKTIDETICEVFNELLKAKHEIVFASARPIRDLLPVLPEQFRQLPMVGGNGAFTFECGKIQVEYFKSDILQQLFACIRSNQLTYLADSDWDYAFTGDTNHPVYIHIDKTRAKNRDIAELQQICKLILFHPTQEVLQEVLKLPVSVVAYKNEHAIDISPLGVNKVKGLHKLKIDEFIAFGNDSNDQCLFEHAIHSVCIGNHDVQRYATETINRAEIPATIRKIIKNLEERNDENTNEIKAW, encoded by the coding sequence ATGAAATTTGTATTTGATATTGATGGAACGATTTGTTTCGATGGAAAAACAATTGATGAGACTATTTGTGAAGTCTTCAATGAGTTGTTAAAAGCTAAGCATGAAATTGTCTTTGCCTCTGCAAGACCCATTCGTGATCTACTACCAGTCTTACCTGAGCAGTTTCGACAATTGCCCATGGTTGGCGGAAACGGAGCTTTCACGTTTGAATGTGGGAAAATTCAAGTTGAATATTTCAAAAGTGATATTTTACAACAGCTTTTCGCTTGTATTCGCTCAAATCAATTAACTTATTTAGCTGATAGTGATTGGGATTATGCGTTTACAGGAGATACCAACCACCCAGTTTACATACATATTGATAAAACAAGAGCTAAGAATCGCGATATTGCTGAATTGCAACAAATATGTAAGCTGATCCTGTTTCACCCAACACAAGAGGTGCTACAGGAGGTATTAAAATTACCTGTTTCAGTTGTAGCATATAAAAATGAACATGCAATTGATATTAGTCCACTTGGTGTGAATAAAGTGAAGGGGCTTCATAAATTAAAGATTGATGAATTTATTGCGTTTGGAAATGACAGTAATGATCAATGTTTATTTGAACATGCCATTCATAGTGTTTGCATTGGAAATCATGATGTCCAACGCTATGCTACTGAAACGATTAATAGAGCAGAAATTCCTGCTACAATTAGAAAAATCATAAAAAATCTGGAGGAACGTAACGATGAGAATACCAATGAAATTAAAGCATGGTGA
- a CDS encoding LD-carboxypeptidase, translating to MRIPMKLKHGDEIRVIAPSRSIKIISEDGIQLAKKRLEQLGLKVTFGKHVEVCDLQSSSSIEQRIEDLHDAFSDKNVKGILTVIGGFNSNELLPYIDYELLKANPKILCGFSDITALANAITAKCNFITYSGPHFSSFQMTGLQDYQTTFFKNCLMNEESYLLQPSAKWSDDLWFLDQENRVYEETKWKIYSKGSTTGTLFGGNLCTLNLLHGTEYMPHLKDCILYVEDDELIIPELFARDLTSLLQVSEGIKGLLIGRFQKVSNMTEEQLHFILDKHPQLKNIPVIYDLDFGHTQPIMTLPIGGTISIDTQDFKLKLISF from the coding sequence ATGAGAATACCAATGAAATTAAAGCATGGTGATGAAATTCGAGTTATTGCACCTAGTCGCAGCATAAAAATAATATCTGAGGATGGTATCCAGTTAGCAAAGAAGCGTCTTGAACAATTAGGATTAAAAGTGACCTTTGGAAAGCATGTTGAAGTCTGTGATCTACAAAGTTCTTCCTCAATTGAACAACGCATTGAGGATCTGCATGATGCTTTTTCAGATAAAAATGTAAAGGGAATTTTGACGGTAATTGGTGGTTTTAATAGTAATGAATTACTTCCATATATAGATTATGAATTACTAAAAGCAAATCCAAAAATACTATGCGGTTTTAGTGATATTACGGCACTTGCAAATGCCATTACAGCGAAATGTAATTTTATCACATATTCAGGACCACACTTTTCAAGTTTTCAAATGACAGGGTTACAAGATTATCAAACGACCTTCTTTAAAAATTGTTTGATGAACGAAGAGTCATACTTATTACAGCCATCAGCAAAATGGAGCGATGATTTATGGTTTTTAGACCAAGAAAATCGTGTTTACGAAGAAACAAAATGGAAAATTTATTCAAAAGGAAGTACTACAGGAACGCTATTTGGCGGAAATCTATGTACACTTAATTTATTGCATGGAACAGAGTACATGCCTCATTTAAAAGATTGCATTTTATATGTGGAAGATGATGAATTAATAATACCTGAACTGTTCGCAAGAGATTTAACCTCTTTATTGCAAGTTAGCGAAGGCATAAAAGGTTTATTAATTGGGCGTTTTCAAAAAGTGTCCAACATGACAGAAGAACAACTTCATTTTATTTTAGATAAGCACCCACAATTAAAAAACATTCCTGTTATATATGATTTGGATTTTGGTCATACACAGCCTATTATGACATTACCTATCGGGGGCACTATCAGTATCGATACACAAGATTTTAAATTAAAGCTAATTAGTTTTTAA
- a CDS encoding MBL fold metallo-hydrolase: MAISVQHIRHATSIIGINGKRILVDPMLSEVGELSPVPFTRNYRRNPLTSLTVSFHIFENVDAILLTHRHFDHWDKKSIAILDKNIPIICSPRDKPSVQKAGFTKIISINDFYEWEGIKIRRIEGPHAPGLTGKILGVVSGFYLNTLAEGSIYIVGDCIYTPDIEKTFQDYSPDIALLNASEAEMIWGTVITMTREDIARIAYVSPKTKLLAVHLETINHCKLTRKQLSVFLKDHNLCDSVLIPQDGEIISF; encoded by the coding sequence ATGGCTATTTCAGTACAACATATTCGACATGCTACTTCAATTATTGGAATAAACGGAAAACGTATACTGGTTGATCCCATGCTAAGTGAAGTTGGCGAGCTTTCGCCTGTTCCTTTTACTAGGAATTATCGTAGAAATCCGTTAACCTCACTAACTGTTTCATTTCACATTTTTGAAAATGTGGACGCTATACTTCTAACTCATCGCCATTTTGATCATTGGGATAAAAAATCTATAGCTATCTTAGATAAAAATATCCCTATAATTTGCAGCCCTAGAGACAAACCCTCTGTTCAAAAAGCTGGATTCACGAAAATAATCTCAATAAATGATTTTTATGAATGGGAAGGAATTAAAATAAGAAGAATTGAGGGTCCACATGCACCTGGCCTTACTGGTAAGATACTTGGGGTAGTCTCGGGTTTTTATCTGAATACTTTGGCGGAGGGTTCCATTTATATCGTAGGTGATTGTATTTATACACCAGATATTGAAAAGACTTTTCAAGACTACTCGCCCGATATCGCTCTATTGAATGCGTCAGAGGCTGAAATGATATGGGGAACTGTTATTACAATGACACGTGAAGATATCGCACGTATTGCTTATGTATCTCCCAAAACTAAGCTGCTTGCAGTACATTTAGAAACTATTAACCACTGCAAATTGACTCGAAAACAACTTTCAGTATTCCTTAAAGATCACAATCTGTGCGATTCTGTATTAATTCCTCAAGACGGTGAAATTATTTCCTTTTAA
- a CDS encoding Crp/Fnr family transcriptional regulator, translating to MHFETFTQIYGYTFQGELKKNIEIRRYESNDYILKVGEAITGLYFLLQGKYYVSSPEITGKELLLRYCQKPAIMGDVEIFQNCSVQSNCIAAETCHLLFVPYALYEQHLKHDSGFTQMLLQELAYKLRTCTISSRVNALSSVSIRLAAYLCTIESTSLFKEYIMTNSLDEVASLIGTTKRHINRVLKQWADEGILQRKDEMIQIINWSKIEEISENVRFE from the coding sequence ATGCATTTCGAAACCTTTACTCAAATTTATGGTTATACCTTTCAAGGGGAGTTAAAAAAGAATATAGAAATTCGTAGGTATGAATCAAATGACTATATTTTAAAAGTGGGAGAAGCAATCACTGGTCTCTATTTTTTATTACAGGGGAAATATTATGTTTCTAGCCCTGAAATCACGGGGAAAGAATTATTATTAAGATACTGTCAGAAGCCTGCCATTATGGGGGATGTTGAAATCTTTCAAAACTGCTCGGTGCAGTCAAATTGTATAGCTGCAGAAACATGCCATTTACTATTTGTTCCATATGCTCTCTATGAACAACATTTAAAACATGACAGTGGATTTACACAAATGCTTTTACAAGAGCTGGCATATAAACTTCGCACATGCACAATTTCCTCAAGAGTGAACGCTCTTTCTTCAGTCTCCATACGTTTAGCTGCGTATTTATGTACAATTGAATCGACTTCACTTTTTAAGGAATATATTATGACAAATTCATTGGATGAGGTGGCTTCGCTGATAGGTACAACAAAAAGGCATATAAATCGGGTATTAAAGCAGTGGGCAGATGAAGGAATTCTTCAACGAAAAGATGAAATGATTCAAATTATCAACTGGAGTAAAATTGAGGAGATTTCAGAAAATGTTCGATTTGAATAA
- a CDS encoding transcriptional regulator, producing the protein MKNIRLKMARIEHDLSQGELAEKVGATRQTIGLIELGKYNPTLNLCLAICKTLNKTLDELFWEE; encoded by the coding sequence GTGAAAAACATACGTTTGAAAATGGCTCGAATAGAACATGATCTTTCACAGGGAGAGTTGGCTGAAAAAGTAGGGGCCACTCGACAAACAATTGGTTTAATTGAATTAGGCAAATATAATCCAACTTTAAATTTATGTTTGGCCATATGTAAAACATTAAATAAAACACTAGATGAATTGTTCTGGGAGGAGTAA
- a CDS encoding GNAT family N-acetyltransferase — MHTDNRVELEQFDKNDILGLRDLSASVGWDYDEQEINTVITSGKIYGHKNAEGKIVSSAAIIPYDTDLASIGMVIVNKDYRGLGLGKKVTQKCIDSVSKETSIMLISTEEGKTLYENLGFKTVDYVHKLLCESYIPNKLIVNKEVTIERYNSNDFNKIIELDSAAFGDKRSKFLLNRINQSKQCLVVRNQTGKIIGFGLSILGPLNLILGPIVAPNFETAALLIKELASKHPGNLRIDMPSGNNELMSFLEKCGFAKTSEPPIMIKNSMNMPFRNHELFAIAAQVFG; from the coding sequence ATGCATACAGACAATAGAGTTGAATTAGAGCAATTTGATAAAAATGACATATTAGGGTTAAGAGACCTTTCTGCATCAGTTGGCTGGGATTATGATGAACAGGAAATTAATACTGTTATTACATCAGGTAAAATATATGGACATAAAAATGCTGAGGGGAAAATTGTTTCTAGCGCAGCAATAATACCTTATGATACTGATTTAGCATCAATTGGCATGGTCATTGTTAATAAAGATTATAGAGGTTTAGGCTTAGGAAAAAAGGTCACTCAGAAATGTATAGATAGTGTCTCTAAAGAGACTTCAATTATGCTAATCTCGACTGAAGAAGGAAAAACCTTGTATGAAAACTTAGGTTTTAAAACTGTAGACTATGTACATAAGCTTTTATGTGAAAGTTATATTCCTAATAAGTTAATTGTTAATAAAGAAGTAACTATAGAAAGATATAATTCAAATGATTTTAATAAAATAATAGAATTAGATTCGGCTGCCTTTGGTGATAAAAGAAGCAAATTCCTTCTAAATCGAATAAATCAATCAAAACAATGTTTAGTTGTAAGAAATCAAACGGGTAAGATTATTGGTTTTGGATTATCCATATTAGGACCTTTAAATTTAATATTAGGACCTATTGTAGCTCCAAATTTTGAAACAGCAGCATTACTAATAAAAGAGTTAGCATCTAAACATCCAGGGAATTTAAGAATTGACATGCCCTCTGGTAATAATGAGTTAATGTCATTCTTGGAGAAGTGCGGATTTGCAAAAACTAGTGAACCACCAATAATGATAAAGAATTCAATGAATATGCCATTTAGGAACCATGAATTATTTGCGATTGCTGCCCAAGTTTTTGGATAA
- a CDS encoding toxin-antitoxin system HicB family antitoxin: MKNQKDLHYYLSLPYIFQVRKTENGYWANVKELDGCHTPASTIEEAYKDLEKVLQMTIETKLEYGDPISEPVDHEYSGKFNVRVPKTLHKQMAQEAEEEGVSLNQYVVYKLSK; encoded by the coding sequence ATGAAAAATCAAAAAGACTTACATTATTATTTGTCGTTACCGTATATATTTCAAGTGCGTAAAACAGAGAATGGGTATTGGGCTAATGTTAAAGAGTTAGATGGCTGTCATACACCTGCATCAACAATTGAGGAAGCTTATAAAGACTTAGAGAAGGTCTTACAAATGACTATTGAGACAAAGCTAGAGTATGGTGATCCAATATCTGAGCCTGTTGACCATGAATACAGTGGGAAATTTAATGTGCGTGTACCTAAGACCTTGCATAAGCAGATGGCTCAAGAAGCTGAAGAAGAGGGTGTATCATTGAATCAATATGTTGTTTATAAGCTATCGAAATAA